The Lonchura striata isolate bLonStr1 chromosome 6, bLonStr1.mat, whole genome shotgun sequence nucleotide sequence AAAGACTGGTTATTTGGCTTATATTTTATCTACTACAAAAACTGCCAATAACTACACTAGAACTACTACAATTGTTAGAAGTTCCTAACTGTGGTAAATTTTATTGCTTGCCAGAGTTTAGAAGTTAATTCCACTCTCCTCCAATGTTTACAACCTGTCACAATGTATTTAATGAAATATCATAAAGACCAGCTGGTACACGTGTCCAAACTATTTCTGAATGAAGAGTTCCTTCCAGAGATGTTTACTAAGTTAACAGATAACCTTAGCACATCATGACACTTCCACAGTATTTTCACAAACCACTGATTTTCTATCCTATATTTTAAGTCTCCTAACCCTTCCTTCAGCATTTATAGTTAACTAAATATAAAAAGAATCCACTGTTAAAGTCTCATTTGCTGTTCCAAATGTGCTGGTTTGTCACTTCAGTAATTGTATTAGTCAATGGTCTTTTTTTGATTTTCtctaatgaaataaaatccagTCTTTGTTCTGAGTCTCCCATTTTCTACTCTTCCTCTGTCTAAACTCAACTTCTACCACTACCCAGCTACCGCCTCATGAATTCcacatattttggtttttaagtCCCCTTTGTGACTCTTGCAATTTACATCTGTCAGCATCCAAAGCTGCTCTTGTAGCTGGAACCATCTCACACTCCTCAGTTCCTAGAGGACCTTCCAAGGCCTCAGAATTCATCCTCTTTCTTAGTCTCCACCACTTATTCTTCCAGCTCAACCAAACTATTAAACACAGGGTAACTGATTACCAGCTatgaaaatatgcaaattttTATTATCCAGAAAAAGACTTTTCTTCATTCCTCTACAATAACCCTATCTGCTACCTGATGCATCTTTTGAAAgcttacattttatttttaaacacagaaaaaggaaagtttGATAGGGTTTTGTCTTCCCATCCACAAAAAAAACACGGGATGAATTATTTCTTGTCACATActaagtaaaattttaaaactctgCTGTTAGATAAGGATTCTCACTCTTCATAAAATGTATATGCAAACTCTGTGGCAAAGTagtcaaaaaaataaattaagaacaAATTTTGTTCTCTATAACCTATTCACCCTGTCAatcaaaaaaagggaaaatttattAACTATAATTGCTTGACATTGCACACAAATTAATTTCATCTTGAGTTGTTTACAGACTAACAAAACACTTCTACTGATTGTGTAAAAACATATGAATGATAACTCAAAGCCatacttttattaaaaatactacTAGTATTAGGTAATTTTATCCATACTAACCAAATGTATAAGGGACTAGAACATCTACCATTTGGCCTATAGATGCAAAACATCTGCACAAATGCCACAATTCTCTGCTTTGGAGCCTAAAGTCTTTGATATCCCTCTAATGACAGCTGTGTATCACATGTAGTCTGTAACAGCTTTAGGATTAATTGTTATCTGTTTTTCCTACCTCATTAATCAAAAGCAAACAGCAGATATAATCTATTTTCCCAGGCAGATTTTGGAACTGGATGCATGTGTTCAGTCTATGTCAGCCACAGTTACTCTGAAGTACGTATAGAGCAAATCAGCTTGTGCTAAGCAGCTGTCCTGCAGAGATAAAGTGGAGAAAAATACCACATTAAAAACAATCACCAGAGTCCTTCCTTCTCAACTCTCAGACTTCTCAAGTTCTTAAATATTGCATTCAAGGCCATGCTTTGAAAAgtagctttttaattttttttttttcctggtcttAAAAACTGGAATAAGGCTCAATGCTGCCTAACAGAGGGAACTAAAGTGAGAGATAATCCTGTGGTTCAGCAGACAGGCAGTGCCCAAAGCTTCAGTGCCAGGATATGCCACAGACTGCAGGAAACTAAAGCTGTCACTGCATCTCTCTCAGCCCAAGGGTCCTCTTTGTACTAGAGTGACaacagcttcattttttttttacatctttgaCATTAAAACTTACATTTAAGTTTTTTAGAGCACAGACAAACTCCCATATATCAACAGTCTCTGTTCTCAGCTGGATCCTGCCAGCTAAAGAGGAAAGCAGttttcttttctaatatttCTCACACGTTCAGCCCCAGAGCAGGCTACCCCACTGTCACAACTCCAGAGCTTTTCACAGCAGAATGCTGCAGAGCAAAGAACACAAACCCAACCCTGCCAAAGGAGCTCTCCTTCATGTATCCTGCACAAAGGTCATGGTTACCCAATTGACACACACTTGGCTTTACACAGTTCATGAAATGTTGCATTTTTGGCTTGTGAGAAACAGAGCGCTCTCTCTGAAACTTTAAGAGTTTAATAAGGGATAAAAGGGACAATATCCAGTGCTGGGGTGTTTAGCAATATGCCAAAAACACACCATTAGCTTAAACAATGTTATTATACACTGTAACATTACAGGGGACACACATATTCATAAGAGTTTGCACATATTCAAACATTCCTGTGAGTTTACACATTCTAGGAACtcttttgcttggttttaaCTTGTCTGCATGCCATCTTGTAGATCaaatcaatatattttatttcttcttgagGCTCCATTCTGTTGTTTTGACACTTCCTAATAACCAGAGAGTCAGTAGAAAATTTTTCCTCTTGTGTCCTGGTTCTTATCACTGTTATCCTATCATTCAGATAAGATGGTCCACAAATGTGAGAAACAACTTAGCTATTTCACATCATTATCTGAGCTagttacacaaaaaaaaacattatatagtttttattttaatattatgctaAGGCCTAAGACACAATATATATTTATCACACTATTATTATATAAGCTATATGGTACGTACATAAATTGACAGATTATATTATacaaaaagcagttaaaaagaaatgcaaattataCTATATCAGAATATTTGTGACCAATAATAACTTGCAAAACCTAACACATAAATGCAAAAGCCAATAACTACATTTGTCATTTATAATATGGCTCAAAtgatgtttgtttctttttcctccgtgacataataaaaaataaataacaaaacaaaaaatctcagTGAAGAACATGGAAAGGGTAGAAAAGGGGAACCTACAGTTACTGCACATGCTTATAGAAGAGATGGGAAAATTCAGCTGATGGTCTTGTGACACCCTACGAAAACTtcacagaatcctagaatggtttgggttagaagagactttaaaagaacatccagttccaaccctcctgccatgggcagagacaccttccactagaccagattacTCTGAGCTCCATCCAAGCTCACTATGAACACTTCCAAGAATggagcacccacagcttctctgggcatcctgttTCAGCACCTTGCTACTGTCACAGCGAAGAATTTATTCCTATTATCTAACATAAAGCTGCCCTTCTTTCACTGTGAAGCTATTCCCCCTTGTCTTAACCCCCCCTCCTCAAATGCATTTCTAAAACATATTCTACTGAAACATACTCAGATGTTTCAAACCGCTCCTTCCTAGCAGGAGCCTTCTCGCACCTGTGCGGCTGCAGCCCCCGCCACAGAACAGAGCCAGCGGCTCCCGGCCGGACACCCGCGGGGCTGCCTCGCCTTCCCGCCGGCTTTACCTCGGCTTATGCCGGATTTACCGCCCAGACACAGAGCCCCGGCAGGGCGAGGGCGCCGCAGCCCCTCCAGGTACCAGCGGCCGAGCCCCGCCGgagcccgccccgagcccccgcccggagcccgccccgagccccCTCACGGAGCCCGCCCCGAGCGCCCTCACGGAGCCCTCAGCGAGCCCCTTCACGGAGCCCTCAGCGAGCCCCCTCACGGAGCCCTCAGCGAGCCCCCTCACGgagcccgccccgagccccCTCACGGAGCCCTCAGCGAGCCCCTTCACGgagcccgccccgagccccCTCACGgagcccgccccgagccccCTCACGgagcccgccccgagccccCTCACGgagcccgccccgagccccCTCACGgagcccgccccgagccccCTCACGgagcccgccccgagccccCTTCACGGAGCCCTCAGCGAGCCCCCTCACGGAGCCCTCAGCGAGCGCCCTCACGGAGCCCGCCCCGAGCGCCCTCACGgagcccgccccgagccccCTCACGGAGCCCTCAGCGAGCCCCCTCACGgagcccgccccgagccccCTCACGGAGCGCCGCCCGGAGCGCCGCCCGCAACAGGCGCCCGCGGCAGGCCCCGCTGGCGGCGCCCGGggaggggagcggagcgggccCGCCCTCAGCGGTCCCCCCGGCTCCGCTGCACTCACCGCTCCGGGGCGCGGGCTGCGGCTCAGGGagggcggcggggagcggcgtcGCCGAGCCCCgaggcggcggagcggcggcggccgcggtgCCTGCGCCGctcggggccgggctgggcgggGCCGGACGTGAGCGAACTTCCGCGGGGCGGCGGGGTCGCCATGGCGGGTGAGTGAggggggagctgcagggggtgAGCGCGGGAGCAGCCAGAGGCGGGGTCCCGGCGTTTTCTCAGCAAACCAACGGGGTTCAAAGTGCCCGTGGTGCTCCGCCAGCCCGCCGGGCTGGTGCTGTCACACCCCGGTGTGCGCCGCGTGTAGCGCCTCGCTCATGCTCCGGTGTAACGGGGTCCCCCATGTGTTTTACCACCTTTCTGTATAAATATCTGAAGGGTGGGTGTCAAGAGAATTGAGCCAGGCTCTTCTCGTTAGTGCAAACTAACAGAACAAGAGGCAGTGGGCAGAAACtaatgcacaggaagttccacgtGAAGATGAGGAAGATTTATTACTATGCAGTGACCGAGCCCTGAAGCAGATGAGCAGAGAGATTGTGGAGTCTCCTTCGCTGGAGATACCCGGGTATCGCTGGAGAACCGTCTGGAcgcaatcctgtgccatgtgctctgggatggccctgcttgagcagggaggttggagcAGCTGGCCCACTGGGGCCCCTCCCCACCTGACCCtttctgtggttttgtgtgGACTTTATATCTTTGGATGTGAAGAACTCTTTTCAGGCATCTCTGTGGATAAAAGCTGAAGCTAGCAAACATTCAGGCAGGGTATTTGGCTTGGCTTTGAGCCGTGCtttggctgccagggcaggacctGAGGTGCAAAGGTGGAGCTGCTTTGTGTGATCAGACGAAGTGCTGCAGGTTCTTACAGCTGTCTGCCCTCCAAGGAGACACCATGAGACAAGGACTTTGTGCTCAGCAGTAAAGCACCCACCACCTTCAGCAGAACCCTGCCTTTCCCCAAACTCTTGCAGCTCACATGTTGCTGTGAATGAATTCTGACATTCATGTCATGAGCACTGCATGCATGCACGGTAATTGCTGCTGTGATTTCTCTCTGTCGTGCACTGCATTAGCATCTGTTGGTCATTTGATGTCAGGAGACTGCTGGATCTTACAGCACTACAAAGCACTGCTGTCCGTGCTGCAACTACACATCGCAGAATGTGCTTGTGCTTGTTTAATAACATGGTTTTCTTGCAAATAGCAATGGATGAGGAATTAGATTTCATGCCAAATGTAAATTCCATTTTACTTTAATCAATATTTGCCATTAAAGCAAGGAGATCCTTCACACAAATAGCTGGTGGACACTGATTTGTTTCTGTCTTTAAATGGCTTCaatatctttattttctcaTACAGCAAAAAGTCCTCCTGATAGTACTCCAAGAAGGCCTGTTTTATCTGTCAGtgcaagaaaaattaaagataaTGCAGCAGACTGGCATAATTTAATGATGAAATGGGAGAGACTGAATGATAATGGATTTACTACAGCAAACAAAATAGTCAACATGAGGATCAGTGAGCAGTAAGTATGCTAATACACATGAATAAAGACAGCATAAAGATTGCTTTTATTGAGAGATTAATCTGCTGTCTTCACTAGAAAGTTATTTTAGGAGATGGGAAAAGAACACGTCACAGTGGATAAACTAGCTCTTGGATCAAACTCAGCAGTTGCAATTTTTTGGTTACATAAACTATTTACATTCAAATAATATCTAATACAGTAATATTTGCAATAAGTGGGAAATGCTTATTTTACATAGTCAAAtgtaacatattttaaatacttataTAATGTACCAAGTTAAATCTAATTCTATAAATCTTAGCCCATGTGAGTTCCCTTATTCTCTTGCATGTTTTACAGTGAGGTGTAAAAAATTCAAGTCAAAAGTTCAGAAGAATTTAAGAAAGAATCAATCATTTGTACAGACAAAAAGTTTTAACAGTGATGACTTAAAACCAACAAAGAATCAACAAAAATACCACACCACAGCCACcataaaaaccacagaaaaactgaaaaaatcctCCAACTTTGGtagagtttttattttcatgctgtaGTGAAAAACCTTAACTAACAGGGCTGTGAGCAGCTTCTCCAGATTCCTGACAGCTGGAGAGGGTTTGTCTGACAGGGTTCTGACAGGTACAAGCTGAGGAATATTTTGCTGTAACGGTGCCAGATGTTGCTTTTGCTCTttagcagctctctctctccagTCTGGTGTGGGAGAGTCTGCCAGACAGGGCAGATGTCTGCACATTGGCTGCTCTGGGGTCACAGATAAATGTCTTGGCTTAAATTTGCACAAAGGTGAGTTTCTGGTGAGGCACCAGATTGTCCTGTGGAGCAGCTGAAGCCTGGGCATACCTTGTTGATGATGAGAGGACAACCTCCAACACAGGGACAAAGTAAAGAGAGGAAAAGTGTTAAGATCTTAACACCTGCAAATGTTTTTTCCCACATGGCCAGCTATGCTTTGTGCTATTTTTATGTAGGAATTCTCATAAACAGCCTGTGAGTGAGAGATTTTGTAGGATCAGATCACAAGGATTTTAAATCTGCACTGCTCAAGTAAACCTATATGTAGTTGTTTATGCTGCCTCATGTTTCTGTTTCAGATTTCAAGATAACAAATTGGAGATAGCATGTGATAACAGTGCCACAGAACCTGAAAAGCCAACCCCAAAATACAATGAAGAGCTGGACAATTGCTGTGCAGAATTACTTGAGACCTTAAAGCATATGGTAATACTAATTTTTCAGACTTAGTCTACATGAATCAATTCCAAGTGTGCTCAAGTAACAAGGAAATGTCCCGAAGTGTTTATTGTAGGCAGAAAACTGGGATTTTCATTCATAGTTCTTTGGCTTCAAACCTAAATTACTGTAAATCCAGATTTTGTGTGATCAGAggaatttatttgcatttatttgatTGATTGGTAAATTTCAAAGTTGGTTTTACATCTTCTGTCAGCTTATAGTTCTACTCCCCCCTTTATAAAGTGATGTGGAAACAAATCATACAAAGAATGCATTCCAAAGGTGCAcctgttttctgtttctcatcCTGGATATTCCCTCTGTTTAGAACAAAAGAATCAGCAAAGCATAAAGCAGTGCTTTACCTGCCATCATATCCTTGCAGCTGTCTTTGATCATAATGCAGTCACATATTTAGCCTGCCTACCTGTATTTGCTGTGCAGATCTCCTTCTCTGGAGATCTTTTTCTGGATACCTTGCTAGGAATTAATGTCACCTGTCAGTTTGACAGGaagcaaacaatttttttctgccagaTACTGTAATTCAAAGttgttattaaaaataacttttacaGCCTTTTGCCAAACTGGAGGCCCATTAAAAGGATGGTAGATCTATTTTTTATATAGTCAGGATATAGACCTCCAGTACttagaaaaagcaggaaagtgGCTAGATTTcccttagatttttttttttttctgtgggtaAAATggttgggtattttttttccttgatgtaCTCTTATATTCAGACTACAAATGCATTGATGAAAGTTTCTACTCTTCCTGAGGAGCAGGAGTCTAAGCAGTCAGTGTTAGATTGGATACTAAACATAGCTACTATGacctaatttatttttcattccttaGGAGTTTATATGAGCTTACAGGCTCAGAGATGTATCTGTGGTTTAGCCTGCTTGATGTAAAGATAGTGCCTGCAAGCTCATTTTGGTGTAAATATTCATACCCAAATGCACAGTCAGATGAACATGAAGGAAGTGGATGGAATTACCTATTTTTTGAAGCAAGCTGTTAGATCACCCTAGATATATTGTCAGTAGTAGCTTGAGCTGCTTTTCTCACCTGCTGCTgatgttttgaaataaaagtcATCTTGATATGGTAATGTACAAAAATATCTTGATAGGGCTTGTGCTATACCAGTgtgatgtttttttcccagtactAAATTGCTATAGGAAAAGGTAGGGAGGTGAAAAAATGAGAAGGCTTTAGTATATTTCTACATGTGGGAAACAAAAGAATGTCCAAAACAGTGTCATATCTGCAGGGTTCAAAATTTCTGGGTATCTCATATTAAGTGTTTATCTAGATTTCAGTTTTGATTCCTGTTTGGAGTTAAAAAATTGTGAGTTAGAAATGTCAGTATTAAATAGCCTTCATAAATAGTGtgttttcaaaaaatgtttAAGATTATAGTAGCCTAATGTTGCTGAGATACTCATTAACATTCCGTGTTTATCGTTTACAGACAAAAATACaactgaaaatggaaaagctTACTTCAACTACTAAAGCAATCTGTGACTTGGAAACATTCCACCACAGAGCTGGGAATTGCAAGGCTCCCTTCTTTCATACATGGCCCACACCATACTTCTGTAAGTAAAATATTGATTATCTTAGCTAATTACATTGTGTCATCAGTGTCATCTAATTTATGACTGAAAAATAAACCCTCTTATCTGGATGTCTTTTgcctgagagggagagagtgCTGTCTCCTTTACAATTGACTAATCAATAAACACATGAATGCATCACTTGGTTTAGGGTTACTGCTGATGACTGCCAAGCATTGTCTGACATGCAACAATTACAGCATAGAACTAAATTTGTCAGCAGCTTACAGTGTCCAAGCTGCAACAGCCACATCCTCTGCAGGCAGAGATGAATTTGCAACTTGCTGATGTTAAATTGCAGGCTTAACTACTTGACTTCTTACTTGACATTGAAATTAAATCCTTGAATACAAAGAGCAAGCTATACATCAGTTAATTCTCAAgcagacaaagaaaaatacctCTGATCTCAGTGTCAATCAAGACAAGTAAAGAAATGTTACACTCTACTGTTAATATTAATTCTTTTAGTGTTCACTTGATGGCAAAAGGTACTGCCTCCCAACTGGTATTACCCACTTTAAAACTGTCTGAATTCAAGAGAAGCCTGATTGCATGCAAACCAACTGCCTTCTTTGTGAAAATCATACCTCTGCCTCTTACTTCATTACTACAATTTAGCAGAAATCTTAATGTATTCGTTTCTGCTAGCTTAAAATAATAAGAATGATAAAGACAACTGCTGTCAAAACACCCATTGTGACTGAATCATTTAGTGATGCTGTCTGCTCCATGAAAGACTAAATCCTTCTGAAGATAGTGATAGTTCAGGATAAGTTAGAAGCACAAAATACTTTGTGTAGTAATTTTTTAGGAATTCAAACAGTGAAAGATTACAGATGCATTTTAACCCCCCTACCAGTTTTACTAACTTAACTAGTAACAGTTTTAGCAATAAATGCTTTGGTTTTGGTCTGTTGGGGTGTTTTTTACTGTTGTTTTTCACTGTTGGTATTATTTATTGGTGATCATGCATTGCTGAAGTGCTTTACAGCATGTGAGGGCATCTTTAAGATTAGTTAAAATCAAGAGCAACTCTAAAATGTGAAGTTTGTATTGCAGGATAGCATTaccaaattttaaaatcaaatttcagTTATTTGAGGAATAGCTGTAACTGATAATATTACCGTGGGTCCTGAGACCAATACCATTGCTTATTCTATAATTAAATGTGAACTCGTATCAAAATCAGCAGCATGTAAAATACATCCCAAAGCTGAGGAAATTGTTTAGCATTTTATAGTCTAATGTAAAAACATCATtaatgctgttaaaaaaaaaaaaaaaaggtggctAAATTTGGGGAATAGCTTATGTAAGGTAGGGGGGTTTTATGATCCATGTATTATAAGTAAAATTTAGCTTTTAGAGAATTGCTGAAATGTTCTGGTAATGTGCTTGGTTTTTCAAACCATTTCAGATGAGGTTTCTCTGAAGCTGTCTGAAATGTACAAGAAGGAACTACAACTCAAGCAAACAATTGTACAAGACATTGCTCATTGTGCTGACCATGATCTGATGATGGTGTATTTATCATCGTGGCTGTACCAGCCTTACATTGAGAACAGCAGCATGCTGCTGCTCGAAGCCATGCTGCTGGAAACAGGACACAGGCAGTGCTAGAGTTGCAAAGGTTACATGGCTGGCTTCTAGTGATGCTTAGATGAAACTAAACTGGCATATTGCAAGGCTTACCAAGTAAGTTCATTTTTTGtaaaacttattaaaaatacttttctcaTATTCCTTATTTTGTCTCAGCTGatacttctttttctgtgtGGGACTATGtagttttggttgttttttatctattttaagGGCAACACAGAGGCTACATGTAGGAGGCTAAGTCCTCTATAGTCAGAAAGAGGTAAGCACTGCTTAGTAGTCTAGGGGATTCAATACAAATAGAATCTACAGCAAAAAATGTTACTTCCTCCCAAGTCTGGACAGCCTAAAATACCTACAGTCCCTTTTGCCACAGAAATTCAGCACTTGATCTTctatgggtttgttttttggttttttttatgaaTTAACAGGGCAAATTATTTTGTACTTGATTTATAAGTggaggaaaggaaagcacaaaaagGATCCACGTAGTTTGGTATGTGATTTTGAAATGCTGTTGCAGACAATGGTGTAaattctggtttggttttgattcTGGTGTTGTTGGTTACTGCAGCAGTGTGAGGGTACATGACCCTCAGAGAGTGATCCAAGCCTGAACCAGCACCAAGGGAAGGTTTAGTACAACTCAGCATTCTGCACTCATTATATAATAAGGTCTTGTCCCTTTcaattttttaacttttttttttttttcaaggctgTGCCCCATCTTGTTTGCTCCCTGTCATAGGGCTCAGTGAGTTTTTCCTTGAGTTACTGGTACTGATGTCaatgtggttttggtttgaAGGTgtgtctctgtccctctgtaCTGATAGGAAAAGCAGGGTTACTTATCTAATTAGCCCCAAGCTGAAACCTTGTAAGTTTAGTAAGAGAAATTCCTGCAGTAGCAGGACAGACAGGCATGAATTAAAAAGTTTTCTTGAAAAGTTATTCTGTTGAACAATGAGGTTGTTTCTGGCAGCTAATAAGAGTTCTATTCTTAGCCCACAATTTCAGCatataaaaagaaattctgCTGTAGCTCAAGGATGAAGTTAGGAACAGATTTGTTGGGTTCTGTTATTTTTTCAGTGGAAGCGTTCCACTTAGTTTAACAGCCATCTTATTTCATCTGAGTTGGGGCAGACCTGTGTCACTATGGAAACATCTCAGTACTTCAAAACTATTTTCCAAGGAGAAAAGATTGGTTCACATATAGAACTGTTCTTTTAAGATGAGGGTAGGTGTATTGTATTTCCCAGCATGTGCAAATTGATGGGGAAGACAAAATTGAAGcaagttttcattttctccacAGGTGGAAATTGTGGTTTGTTCTCATTTcttaagaggaaaaaagctcTTCAGGAAGGGGTCTTCATATTCACAGACCCTCTTGCTTATTGACTGTTGTTGGGTATTGGAAGATTACTGCAAAATCATTGCAGAGATGTTTTGTCATTCTAGCTCTAAGCAGTTGATTGTTATATTTGTAGCCCTCAAATATAATTATTACACAGTCAGTACAAAAGAGTATCATAAAGAATAGCTCACTGCAATAAAAGACTGAAAGACCAACAGAACTTTGCTTTGTATACTACCTTCACTTACAAGGTAGGTCTATCCTCTGACAATTACCACCTCctaaaaaaaagagggaaaaaacccagaacaaaaAGTCATTAATATACAGTACCTTTCACAACTACTCATGAAAGACAACATTTTGGATAATCAAATTTATCTTCTACTTATGCAGcgaagaaaaaaaacaccaaacacaaAAGCCTAACCCAACTATGATTAAAGGTTTTGGTTTAGTAGAACAGTTTATTTAATCTGTAAATTGTCTTATGTTTGGATTcaattttagcatttttcttAGTGGTAACAataccttgaaaaaaaaatatcagtacTCATACTCAGTTTAAGAACAATTCTCCTGTCCTTGGTAGACTTGTCTGATTGTCCCAGTAGTTGCATCTATTCAGCAATGAGGTGACACACACATTTTAAGGATATGTTACCACTTTTCAGTAATGTCTGCACATTTaatgttgtttggttttttttttcacctgctAAACTTATTGAAAGAAAAGACAGTGCTCTGGACAACATGCTGGTAGGGGGTCTCCACAAAAATATAATCTGATCCAAGGATCATACTGAAAGTATGACAAAAATTCAAGTAATTTGCCAAGTTTTCTCCCTGCCTAGAGCAACAGTCCCTTTGtattatgattaaacagtacaAGGTAGCATGGAGTTATTGGAAAGGCTGAAGTGTGGAACTCATAAAGGATGCATCAtctgaaaggggaaaaaaaaaagtataatacCACTCTAACAAAAATAGACCATGACAGactaaagcaaaaaaagaatttgGTACCTCATTAGGGAAAATTAGATCACTGCTTATGCACCTTCCCATTTATGTCTATGTAACAGCAATTTTTAAAGGTGTGGCTGAACAGTAGACAAGCAACTTAAATACATTTCCAACTGTTCAGTAAAAATCAGATCTTGTTTGAGACTATTTTTGTCTCAACTCAGCAAATGCTTATTTCAGTAAGGATCAGCTAGGCTGTCACATTGTTCCCAGAATGCACAAGTTTGTGGATTATACTTAAACCTGCTCATTTTCCCAGGCAGATTTATGTGCATCAAGTCTAGATGCTAATGAATATTCAAGATagcttttaaaaagtgcaaTAACAGTGTTTTGTAATCTCAGTGGCacagaaaatgcacatttttaacATAGCTTTTATTTTACCCATATACAGCTTGCCAGTACACAGCACATCACTGCTGAACAGCAGTACAACTTACTGCATTTTTAGATGGCTaaagagaaaaggaattatGTAACAAAAGGAGACAGTGCAAGTTTTAGGGTTGACAAGATTTCCACTTTCTACCCATCCCCAACATATAAAGCAAACAGAACAATGTTAATTCTAGAATTTTTGGTTGCAATGCTGCTAAATTTATATAAACATAAGTTATAAAAAGTACAGGGCATAGAAACAGTTTACAAATAAGTTAAATTTCAATTATCTCAGTATTCAcattagaaaaatattcattttataaCCAGTCTTTTCCAGAAGAAAGCTTATAGGATTTTCTAATTTATGGCTCCAATTCACTTTGCGAGAGCAAAATATCTTCACTTTGGCCACCTGCTTCCATTGCCAGTAGTGCTTCCACTGTTTCCAAAGGTATCCCTTCGGGTGTGCGAATGTGCATTGTCGTACCACTGGAATCAGTCACAATAACGATGCCTTCTGCCTGAGACAAAACAGCAGTGTCTGGATGAGACAAGATAAGCCCATCTGAAGTCTGAATAAAAATTTGTTCGTGTCCCTGAGACAAAAAATCATGGCTCTCATCAGAAATCTCAAAAGCTACAGTT carries:
- the CINP gene encoding cyclin-dependent kinase 2-interacting protein produces the protein MAAKSPPDSTPRRPVLSVSARKIKDNAADWHNLMMKWERLNDNGFTTANKIVNMRISEQFQDNKLEIACDNSATEPEKPTPKYNEELDNCCAELLETLKHMTKIQLKMEKLTSTTKAICDLETFHHRAGNCKAPFFHTWPTPYFYEVSLKLSEMYKKELQLKQTIVQDIAHCADHDLMMVYLSSWLYQPYIENSSMLLLEAMLLETGHRQC